In one Thioclava sp. ES.031 genomic region, the following are encoded:
- a CDS encoding glycosyltransferase has translation MILDGLVFGSIETEVLDAMAAPVVAMQHHPLGLETGVPAPRARHLLAREAENLKRAAHVVVPSPHTSAILQAEFGVAPERISIALPGFDRPAHCDIAKSAPPDPLGRIAGRAKGA, from the coding sequence GTGATCCTCGATGGGCTGGTCTTCGGCTCGATCGAGACGGAGGTGCTCGATGCGATGGCGGCGCCCGTGGTCGCGATGCAGCATCACCCGCTGGGGCTCGAGACCGGCGTGCCCGCGCCGCGCGCGCGACATCTGCTGGCCCGTGAGGCCGAGAACCTCAAGCGCGCCGCGCATGTCGTCGTGCCCAGCCCTCATACCAGCGCGATCCTGCAGGCTGAGTTCGGCGTCGCGCCCGAGCGGATCTCGATCGCCCTGCCCGGCTTCGACCGGCCCGCCCATTGCGACATCGCTAAATCCGCCCCCCCTGATCCTCTCGGTCGGATTGCTGGCCGCGCGAAAGGGGCATGA